A stretch of Paenibacillus mucilaginosus 3016 DNA encodes these proteins:
- the sda gene encoding sporulation histidine kinase inhibitor Sda, producing MKLISNEILVDSYFKAISLKLEDEFVELLLEEIQRREIKLDYYKDGDAQVS from the coding sequence ATGAAATTGATTAGCAATGAGATTTTGGTGGATTCTTATTTCAAAGCCATCAGCCTGAAGCTGGAAGATGAATTTGTAGAGCTGCTCCTTGAGGAAATTCAACGCAGAGAGATCAAGTTAGACTACTATAAAGATGGAGACGCCCAGGTGAGCTGA
- a CDS encoding NAD(P)/FAD-dependent oxidoreductase, producing MSRIPRIVILGAGYGGIVTAIRLQKELNYNEADVTLVNKHDYHYITTHLHMPAAGTDNPENARVNILKLIDEFKIDFVKSTVVQIRPQEKKVILEEGTLSYDYLVIGLGGEPETFGIPGLKEYALNIRSINSVRFIREHIEYQFARFKREPSRTDYLTFIVGGAGFTGIEFVGELADRIPELCKEFDVDPSLVKIYNVEAAPTALPGFDPELVEYAMNVLKNKGVTFKIATAIKECTPEGVVLATGEEIKSATVIWTGGIRGNHMLDEAGFETMRGRIKVDETLRAPGHENVYVLGDCSIVMSPEGRPYPPTAQISMQQADVCAHNLVAQIRGSQLKSFEYKPKGTVASLGRGEAIGIVGSKKIKGGTAAVMKKIVDLRYLYIIGGIPLVLKKGRF from the coding sequence ATGAGTCGAATTCCTAGAATAGTCATTTTGGGAGCAGGATACGGAGGCATTGTAACGGCTATTCGCTTGCAAAAAGAGCTGAATTACAATGAAGCGGATGTAACGTTGGTCAATAAACATGACTACCATTATATTACAACTCATCTGCACATGCCGGCCGCGGGTACGGATAACCCGGAGAACGCGCGTGTCAATATCTTGAAGCTGATTGATGAATTCAAAATCGACTTTGTGAAATCTACTGTGGTCCAAATCCGTCCTCAAGAGAAGAAGGTCATTCTCGAGGAAGGTACGCTGTCTTACGATTACCTGGTGATCGGCCTGGGCGGGGAGCCCGAAACCTTCGGGATTCCGGGGCTGAAGGAGTATGCGCTCAATATCCGATCGATCAACAGTGTCCGGTTTATCCGCGAACACATCGAGTATCAGTTCGCACGCTTTAAGCGCGAGCCATCCCGTACCGACTACCTGACGTTCATTGTAGGGGGCGCGGGCTTTACCGGCATCGAATTCGTCGGCGAGCTGGCTGACCGGATCCCTGAGCTGTGCAAAGAGTTCGACGTGGATCCGTCTCTCGTAAAAATATACAACGTGGAAGCTGCTCCAACGGCTCTGCCGGGCTTCGATCCGGAGCTTGTGGAGTATGCGATGAACGTGCTCAAGAACAAAGGTGTTACGTTCAAGATTGCGACAGCGATCAAGGAATGCACGCCGGAAGGCGTCGTTCTGGCTACGGGCGAGGAGATCAAGTCCGCAACGGTCATCTGGACCGGCGGTATCCGCGGCAACCATATGCTGGATGAAGCGGGCTTCGAAACGATGCGCGGACGGATCAAGGTGGACGAAACGCTGCGTGCGCCGGGACACGAGAACGTCTATGTGCTTGGAGACTGTTCGATCGTCATGAGCCCGGAGGGGCGTCCGTATCCTCCGACAGCCCAGATCTCGATGCAGCAGGCGGATGTCTGTGCGCACAACCTGGTGGCCCAGATCCGCGGGTCCCAGCTGAAAAGCTTCGAATACAAGCCGAAGGGGACAGTGGCCTCCCTGGGACGCGGCGAAGCGATCGGAATTGTCGGCTCCAAGAAGATCAAGGGCGGCACGGCGGCGGTCATGAAGAAGATCGTCGACCTGCGGTACCTGTACATCATCGGCGGCATTCCGCTGGTTCTGAAGAAAGGCCGTTTCTAG
- a CDS encoding NAD(P)/FAD-dependent oxidoreductase has product MTSEVVDIIIVGGGPAGMFAAFYGGMRQASVKIIESMPQLGGQLAALYPEKYIYDVAGFPKVTAQELVNNLHNQMKHFPISVCLEEKVLKVEKKDERLFEVTTDKGTHQSKAVIITGGVGAFEPRRLELPEAAGYEKKNLHYFVSDLNQFKDQHVLISGGGDSAVDWALMLEPIAASVKLIHRRDKFRAHEHSVENLMNSKVQVITPTEITKLEGEGRIEKVTLKDVKSGEETLHEVDAVIVNFGFVSSLGPIAEWGLNIENGSIVVDSRMETNIPGIFAAGDITTYPGKLKLIAVGFGEAPTAINNAKVYIDPSAKLSPGHSSNMKM; this is encoded by the coding sequence ATGACCAGCGAAGTGGTTGACATTATTATTGTGGGCGGAGGCCCGGCGGGCATGTTCGCGGCATTCTACGGCGGGATGCGTCAGGCATCGGTCAAAATTATCGAGAGCATGCCGCAGCTCGGCGGCCAGCTCGCTGCCCTTTATCCGGAGAAGTATATCTACGACGTAGCCGGCTTCCCGAAGGTAACGGCGCAGGAGCTCGTGAACAACCTGCACAATCAGATGAAGCATTTCCCTATTTCGGTTTGCCTCGAAGAGAAAGTGCTCAAGGTGGAGAAGAAGGATGAGCGTCTCTTCGAAGTGACGACGGACAAAGGAACGCACCAATCCAAGGCGGTCATCATCACGGGCGGCGTTGGTGCGTTCGAGCCAAGAAGACTGGAGCTTCCGGAAGCGGCAGGCTATGAGAAGAAGAACCTCCATTACTTCGTAAGCGATCTGAACCAATTCAAGGACCAGCACGTGCTGATCAGCGGCGGTGGCGACTCCGCGGTCGACTGGGCGCTTATGCTGGAGCCGATTGCGGCATCCGTGAAGCTGATTCACCGCCGTGACAAGTTCCGTGCCCACGAGCACAGCGTAGAGAACCTCATGAACTCCAAGGTGCAGGTAATCACCCCGACGGAGATCACCAAGCTGGAGGGTGAAGGCCGCATCGAGAAGGTTACGCTGAAGGACGTGAAGAGCGGAGAAGAAACGCTTCACGAAGTGGACGCCGTCATCGTGAACTTCGGCTTCGTCTCTTCGCTCGGCCCGATCGCCGAGTGGGGCCTGAACATCGAGAACGGTTCGATCGTCGTCGACTCCCGCATGGAAACGAACATCCCCGGGATCTTCGCAGCCGGCGATATCACGACCTATCCGGGCAAGCTGAAGCTCATCGCTGTAGGCTTCGGTGAAGCGCCAACCGCCATCAACAACGCCAAGGTTTACATCGACCCGTCGGCGAAGCTGTCCCCAGGACACAGCTCCAACATGAAAATGTAA
- the erpA gene encoding iron-sulfur cluster insertion protein ErpA, translating into MITISESAADKIKQMLAAEEAPDLFLRVGVKEGGCSGFSYGMGFDDDQHDEDKVFDIHGLKVVVDSESSKYLYGVEIDFQESGMGGGFTINNPNAVASCGCGSSFKPAGYEGTPEKCDE; encoded by the coding sequence ATGATTACAATCAGCGAATCGGCTGCCGATAAAATCAAACAAATGCTGGCTGCGGAGGAAGCGCCTGACCTGTTCCTGCGCGTTGGTGTCAAGGAGGGCGGCTGCAGCGGCTTCTCCTACGGCATGGGCTTTGACGATGACCAGCATGATGAAGATAAAGTCTTCGATATCCACGGGCTGAAGGTGGTTGTCGACAGCGAGAGCTCCAAGTATCTCTACGGCGTGGAGATCGATTTCCAGGAGTCCGGCATGGGCGGCGGCTTCACCATCAACAACCCGAACGCCGTGGCGTCCTGCGGCTGCGGATCTTCCTTTAAGCCCGCAGGCTATGAAGGAACTCCGGAGAAATGCGACGAGTAA
- a CDS encoding aspartyl-phosphate phosphatase Spo0E family protein: MLLVPGSFDLQSSISLEIEKLRERLVSLGIRFGLMHPEVQECSRQLDELLLQYYEIVRHHKNNPS; the protein is encoded by the coding sequence GTGTTGCTGGTCCCGGGTTCTTTCGATCTGCAATCAAGCATTTCCCTTGAGATCGAGAAACTCAGGGAGCGGCTCGTCTCGCTCGGCATCCGTTTCGGTCTCATGCATCCGGAAGTGCAGGAGTGCAGCAGGCAGTTGGACGAACTGCTGCTCCAATATTACGAAATTGTCCGTCATCACAAGAACAACCCCTCTTGA
- a CDS encoding DUF4870 domain-containing protein: MDTRKITAALCYFSIFFAGFLIPAVVYFISNDYEVRQHAKKALISHILPFFSLFLLLIIWLAAPTFTGLFLFGVLVAILYGLVIVYNVVKGIQVLLER, encoded by the coding sequence ATGGACACCCGTAAAATCACCGCCGCTCTATGCTACTTCAGTATTTTCTTCGCCGGATTCCTGATTCCCGCGGTCGTCTACTTTATCTCGAACGATTACGAAGTGCGCCAGCATGCCAAGAAAGCCTTGATCTCGCACATCCTGCCCTTTTTCTCCCTGTTCCTTCTGCTGATCATTTGGCTCGCTGCACCTACCTTCACCGGTTTGTTCCTGTTCGGGGTGCTTGTCGCCATTCTGTATGGTCTCGTGATCGTCTACAACGTGGTCAAAGGAATTCAGGTGCTGCTCGAAAGGTAA
- a CDS encoding helicase DnaB has product MRITNGLHFSEYHRFCVLRDFSLSPLDYKVLATMYQPMIGAYAVAVYQTLFQQLPADKVGCSPMEQQRKLFMALELESGERGRQQFIEMTSKLEAVGLLKTCRRFAAASEDYVYEYTLFPPLPPGEFFRNQHLTLLLRDKVGKYTVFALRDDLLMPAAEDLKDANTENLSVPFYDLFRLNTQVIDYELEQAFFEASAAGAKESKPELAPKGFQYAEIIMHFPSYSANREYVEQLKYEPEQMATLNFVAKKYNLYLTDLCRLLDEDGVFDERGQINLDLLQAKANQTFLADRKRSDERKLVLAKMEGTKPKSDQAAGEADGEASGDKVVEMEFYLEVPDKFVGECNQHQYNYILRNEPYTFLLDMIFSNGSVPTKLLEIIAEIVLVNGLPEPVINVLIHYIYVNKRSWSKSSIVVTATDMLGKQVTTFEGAVQYIREQEKFQQQQKARGAAAAGGASARGGRGRQKPVIPIVKETAPKKLSAAEQEELRRMAEQLDRQRIRKE; this is encoded by the coding sequence ATGCGGATTACAAATGGGCTCCACTTTAGTGAATATCACCGCTTCTGCGTGCTGCGCGATTTCTCGCTGAGCCCCTTGGACTACAAGGTGCTCGCGACGATGTACCAGCCGATGATCGGTGCCTACGCGGTCGCCGTCTACCAGACGCTCTTCCAGCAGCTGCCTGCGGACAAGGTCGGATGCTCGCCTATGGAGCAGCAGCGCAAGCTCTTCATGGCGCTCGAGCTCGAGTCCGGGGAGCGGGGCCGCCAGCAGTTCATCGAGATGACGTCGAAGCTCGAGGCGGTCGGCCTGCTGAAGACGTGCAGACGGTTTGCTGCCGCTTCGGAAGACTATGTTTATGAATATACGCTGTTCCCGCCGCTTCCGCCGGGCGAATTCTTCCGCAACCAGCATCTGACGCTGCTGCTGAGGGACAAGGTCGGCAAGTATACGGTATTCGCTCTGCGGGACGACCTCCTGATGCCGGCGGCCGAGGATCTCAAGGATGCGAACACGGAGAATCTCTCGGTTCCGTTCTACGATCTGTTCCGGCTCAATACGCAGGTGATCGACTACGAGCTGGAGCAGGCCTTCTTCGAGGCATCCGCTGCGGGGGCTAAGGAGAGCAAACCGGAGCTGGCTCCGAAGGGCTTCCAGTACGCGGAGATCATCATGCACTTCCCGAGCTATTCGGCGAACCGCGAATACGTGGAGCAGCTCAAATATGAGCCGGAGCAGATGGCGACGCTGAATTTCGTGGCGAAGAAGTACAACCTGTACCTGACCGACCTGTGCCGGCTGCTCGATGAGGACGGGGTGTTCGACGAGCGGGGGCAGATCAATCTCGATCTGCTGCAGGCGAAGGCCAACCAGACCTTCCTGGCCGACCGCAAGCGCAGCGACGAGCGGAAGCTCGTGCTCGCCAAGATGGAAGGCACGAAGCCGAAGTCGGATCAGGCCGCGGGAGAGGCGGACGGGGAAGCCTCGGGCGACAAGGTCGTCGAGATGGAGTTCTATCTGGAAGTGCCCGACAAGTTCGTGGGCGAATGCAACCAGCATCAATACAACTATATTCTGCGCAATGAGCCGTATACGTTCCTGCTCGACATGATCTTCTCCAATGGCTCGGTGCCGACGAAGCTGCTTGAGATCATCGCCGAGATCGTGCTTGTGAACGGACTCCCGGAACCGGTGATTAACGTACTTATTCATTATATTTATGTCAATAAAAGATCTTGGTCCAAATCGTCGATCGTCGTGACCGCTACCGACATGCTCGGCAAGCAGGTCACGACGTTCGAAGGGGCGGTCCAGTATATCCGGGAGCAGGAGAAGTTCCAGCAGCAGCAGAAGGCCCGCGGGGCGGCGGCAGCCGGCGGCGCGAGTGCCAGAGGAGGACGCGGGCGACAGAAGCCGGTGATCCCGATTGTGAAGGAGACGGCGCCGAAGAAGCTGTCGGCGGCCGAGCAGGAGGAGCTGCGGCGGATGGCCGAGCAGCTCGACAGACAGCGCATCCGCAAGGAGTAG
- a CDS encoding YuiB family protein has protein sequence MLQLIIVTVLLFVLFFGLGFILNMLMKTTWFPIYGYIALVIGLVVYWGWGTGSLASNLSEYSIVDYVPAVGGLIGAVLSGSTIKYLRTNGYKMF, from the coding sequence TTGCTGCAGTTGATTATCGTAACCGTGCTGCTGTTCGTTCTCTTCTTCGGGCTCGGTTTTATACTAAACATGCTCATGAAAACCACCTGGTTCCCGATCTACGGGTACATTGCCCTGGTCATCGGGCTTGTCGTCTACTGGGGCTGGGGGACCGGTTCACTGGCCTCGAACCTCTCCGAGTACTCGATCGTCGACTATGTTCCTGCTGTCGGAGGTCTCATCGGGGCGGTCCTGAGCGGCTCCACGATCAAGTACCTGCGCACGAACGGCTACAAAATGTTTTAA
- a CDS encoding glycosyl hydrolase family 18 protein, translating into MRRRSILAASLALLMLGSLTVPANKAKAVTGKIVLGYYNVYYSGDTQSYNSVSSYGSYFNSMSTMTFHADASGNITGTAPSSAITLAASKGIQSFAAVTNQANGAFSSSVAHAIVSDPAVRTNAVNRILSTAKANGYQGVNIDFEDMLASDRPYFNQFISELSSVMRANGLKTIVSVIAKTSDMPTSAWSGVYDYHTLGQYADLIQIMTYDQNGPWGAPGPVAGLPWVDSVLKYAVTQIPSSKIMMGLPAYGYDWNTTTNTGHKAVAWKNVPALLTNNAASVKWDSVQQSPYATYTAADGTSHTIWYENADSIQAKTRLAGTYNLAGVSMWCLRLEDESFWKAVQAGLGTTASTTSPTTSTTTTSTSPTTSTTTTSTSPTTTSTTTTSTSPTTSTTTTTTSPMTSTTTLTPSKSAYAAGETVYVTAKVTDSSGKGVYGASVTLSVTLSVTSPTGAVTKYTGTTDSTGVKKFVIYTSKKTVKGTYKAQAVTAASTKIATSSAAASYIIK; encoded by the coding sequence ATGAGGAGAAGGTCCATCCTGGCCGCATCGCTTGCCCTGCTGATGCTTGGCTCGCTGACGGTTCCCGCAAATAAGGCGAAAGCGGTTACCGGCAAGATCGTTCTTGGCTATTACAACGTCTATTATTCCGGAGATACCCAGTCGTACAACTCGGTCTCCAGCTACGGCTCCTATTTTAACTCGATGTCCACGATGACGTTCCATGCGGATGCCTCGGGGAACATCACCGGCACGGCGCCATCCAGCGCCATCACGCTGGCCGCATCGAAGGGCATCCAGTCGTTCGCAGCGGTCACGAACCAGGCGAACGGCGCATTCTCCTCCTCTGTGGCACACGCGATCGTCAGCGACCCGGCGGTCCGCACGAACGCGGTCAACCGGATTCTGAGCACGGCCAAGGCGAACGGGTACCAGGGTGTGAACATTGATTTCGAAGATATGCTGGCTTCGGACCGTCCTTATTTTAATCAATTCATCAGCGAACTCTCCTCTGTCATGCGTGCCAATGGACTGAAGACGATTGTTTCAGTGATCGCCAAAACCAGCGATATGCCTACGAGCGCCTGGTCCGGGGTATATGATTACCATACGCTGGGGCAGTACGCGGATCTGATCCAGATCATGACGTATGACCAGAACGGTCCCTGGGGCGCTCCCGGCCCTGTAGCCGGACTGCCGTGGGTGGACTCCGTGCTGAAATACGCGGTAACCCAGATTCCTTCAAGCAAAATCATGATGGGGCTGCCGGCTTACGGGTATGACTGGAACACCACGACGAATACGGGGCACAAAGCGGTGGCGTGGAAGAATGTGCCTGCCCTGCTGACGAACAACGCCGCTTCCGTGAAGTGGGATTCCGTGCAGCAGTCTCCTTATGCGACCTATACAGCGGCTGACGGCACCTCCCATACCATCTGGTATGAGAATGCGGACAGCATCCAGGCGAAGACGCGTCTCGCGGGTACGTACAACCTTGCGGGCGTGTCGATGTGGTGCCTGCGTCTGGAGGACGAGTCGTTCTGGAAGGCCGTGCAGGCAGGCTTGGGTACGACGGCGTCTACGACGAGCCCGACAACGAGCACAACGACCACGAGCACGAGCCCGACGACAAGCACGACGACCACGAGCACGAGCCCGACGACGACAAGCACGACGACCACGAGCACGAGCCCGACGACAAGCACAACGACGACGACTACCAGCCCAATGACCAGCACGACGACACTCACGCCGAGCAAGTCTGCTTATGCCGCCGGCGAGACGGTATATGTAACGGCCAAGGTCACCGACTCGTCCGGCAAAGGGGTCTATGGGGCGTCCGTGACGCTCTCCGTGACGCTCTCCGTGACCTCACCAACGGGTGCGGTGACGAAGTACACGGGCACAACCGATTCCACCGGAGTCAAAAAGTTCGTGATCTACACGTCGAAGAAAACGGTGAAGGGCACTTATAAAGCCCAGGCGGTAACCGCCGCTTCGACGAAGATTGCCACAAGCTCGGCAGCTGCCTCTTACATCATTAAATAA
- the dnaI gene encoding primosomal protein DnaI: MESLGELLSRGQGRRLLQQAEDKLREVATNPLIVKLRQKHPQLDYQTMKLNLNKLHQYVKEYENCSNCPGLGSCPNDMQGHYSMLSVEPGEDRTRVHDQKVACKKFVAHEAQQAVRKRIRSFYVDERALSEGYSTLEIIDKDDERQPAVQQLLRYIFRTRQEGLQKTGLYLEGHFGTGKTFLMCYMLHELALDGFTGAIVYMPDFAEDLKSMFNDPLRLKETIDILKETDLLVFDDMGAENLNPWLRDHVMGAILNYRMNRKPTFFTSNHDLDALEKHFSFTSKDGDEEFKGRRIMDRIRPFVEVVSVSGYNKRGSVS; the protein is encoded by the coding sequence ATGGAATCGCTAGGGGAATTGCTGAGCAGAGGGCAGGGACGCAGACTGCTGCAGCAGGCGGAGGACAAGCTGCGCGAAGTGGCGACCAATCCGCTGATCGTGAAGCTGCGGCAGAAGCACCCGCAGCTCGATTATCAGACGATGAAGCTTAACCTGAACAAGCTGCATCAATATGTGAAGGAATACGAGAACTGTTCGAACTGTCCGGGGCTGGGCAGCTGCCCGAACGACATGCAGGGCCATTACTCGATGCTCTCGGTGGAGCCGGGGGAAGACCGGACCCGTGTGCATGACCAGAAGGTGGCCTGTAAGAAGTTCGTCGCCCACGAAGCCCAGCAGGCGGTCCGCAAGCGGATCCGCAGCTTCTATGTGGACGAGCGGGCGCTCTCCGAGGGTTATTCGACCCTTGAGATTATCGACAAGGACGATGAGCGGCAGCCGGCGGTGCAGCAGCTGCTGCGCTACATCTTCCGCACGCGCCAGGAAGGGCTGCAGAAGACCGGCCTGTACCTCGAGGGGCACTTCGGGACGGGCAAGACGTTCCTCATGTGCTACATGCTGCATGAGCTGGCGCTCGACGGGTTCACCGGGGCGATCGTCTATATGCCGGATTTTGCGGAGGACCTCAAGTCGATGTTCAATGATCCGCTGAGGCTCAAGGAGACGATCGACATCCTGAAGGAGACCGATCTGCTCGTCTTCGACGACATGGGGGCGGAGAACCTGAACCCTTGGCTGCGGGACCACGTCATGGGCGCCATCCTCAACTACCGGATGAACCGCAAGCCGACCTTCTTCACTTCGAACCATGACCTCGATGCCCTCGAGAAGCACTTCAGCTTCACGAGCAAGGACGGGGACGAGGAATTCAAAGGGCGGCGCATCATGGACCGGATCCGGCCGTTCGTGGAAGTCGTTTCGGTGTCCGGCTATAACAAGCGGGGCTCGGTCTCCTGA
- the trxA gene encoding thioredoxin, whose product MAIVNVSDQSFGAEVEGSGTVLVDFWAPWCGPCKMIAPVLEELDKEIGESVKIAKVNVDDNPESASRFGVMSIPTLIVFKDGQPVDKVVGFQSKDALKNVLSRHQ is encoded by the coding sequence ATGGCTATCGTGAATGTATCTGACCAGTCCTTCGGCGCTGAAGTAGAAGGATCCGGTACGGTTCTTGTTGATTTTTGGGCTCCTTGGTGCGGACCGTGCAAAATGATCGCTCCTGTCCTCGAGGAGCTGGATAAAGAGATTGGCGAAAGCGTCAAAATCGCGAAAGTAAACGTGGACGACAACCCGGAATCCGCATCCCGCTTCGGCGTGATGAGCATCCCGACGCTGATCGTCTTCAAGGACGGCCAGCCGGTGGATAAGGTTGTCGGCTTCCAGTCCAAGGACGCGCTGAAGAACGTGCTGAGCCGCCATCAATAA
- the hemQ gene encoding hydrogen peroxide-dependent heme synthase, translated as MSEVINTLEGWYCLHDFRAIDWNAWKSLTASERGRAEDELYGLLRRYQDTEDAKQGSTAFFSIVGQKADFVFMHLRETLDELNELETEFNKTIFAQVTVPTYSYVSVVELGGYMAKPGTDPMQDPDILARLKPTLPKAKHICFYPMNKRREGNDNWYMLSAEERRNFMRGHGMIGRNYAGKVKQIISGSIGLDDWEWGVTLFAEDPLQFKKIVHEMRFDETSARFGEFGDFYVGNLLNQEKMAAMLKL; from the coding sequence ATGAGTGAAGTCATCAACACCCTGGAAGGCTGGTACTGCCTGCATGACTTCCGCGCGATCGACTGGAACGCCTGGAAGAGCCTGACCGCTTCGGAGAGAGGCCGCGCAGAGGACGAGCTGTACGGTCTGCTGCGCCGCTACCAGGACACGGAAGACGCCAAGCAGGGCAGCACCGCGTTCTTCTCGATCGTCGGGCAGAAGGCGGACTTCGTCTTCATGCACCTGCGCGAGACACTGGATGAGCTGAACGAACTGGAGACCGAGTTCAACAAAACGATCTTCGCCCAGGTCACCGTACCGACGTATTCGTATGTGTCCGTAGTCGAGCTCGGCGGTTACATGGCGAAGCCCGGCACCGATCCGATGCAGGATCCGGACATCCTTGCCCGCCTGAAGCCGACGCTGCCGAAGGCGAAGCATATCTGCTTCTATCCGATGAACAAGCGCCGCGAAGGCAATGACAACTGGTACATGCTGTCGGCCGAAGAGCGCCGCAACTTCATGCGCGGCCACGGCATGATCGGCCGCAACTATGCCGGCAAAGTGAAGCAGATCATCAGCGGCTCCATCGGCCTCGACGATTGGGAGTGGGGCGTCACGCTGTTCGCGGAGGACCCGCTGCAGTTCAAGAAGATCGTGCACGAGATGCGCTTCGACGAGACCAGCGCGCGCTTCGGCGAGTTCGGCGACTTCTATGTGGGCAACCTGCTCAACCAGGAGAAGATGGCCGCTATGCTGAAGCTGTAA
- the uvrC gene encoding excinuclease ABC subunit UvrC: protein MTTTQGELTPEERRKVRESIKNKLALVPEQPGCYLMKNRDGKVIYVGKAKVLRNRLRSYFTGSHTIKTQLLVSEIVDFEYIVTASNMEALILECNLIKKYYPRYNVLLKDDKSFPYIKITNEKHPRLEVTRRVVKDKGKYFGPYPNPYAANMTMKLLERLYPLRKCRTLPDKVCLYYHLGQCVAPCEYEVEQETYDKMVTEIAKFLNGGHNEIKKELSRKMQEAAEELNFERAKELRDQIQHIDTVMEKQKITTTDATDRDVFGFAVEKGWMCVQILYMRQGKLIGRHASMFPYYGEAYEDFLSFVTQYYSDNPALPKEVFLPSWGEDEAGAEGEAAAAAERAEGTGTAEAAAPQGDEEAAPESKKYIKEALESWLKVKVHVPRRGLKKNMVDMANENAKVALDEKFRLLARDEERTVKAVENLGEYLGTGTVRRIEAFDNSNIQGSDPVSAMVVFTDGKPDRKEYRKYKIRTVQGPDDYETMREVVRRRYERVLKEGLTMPDLIVIDGGRGHLSAAVDVLENELGLYIPVCGLVKDAKHKTAQLLMGDPAEVVPLPRDSQEFYLLQRIQEEVHRFAITFHRETRAKSMVVSTLDSVPGIGEKRRKALLKHFGSLKKIKEAQPEDFKPLGIGEKLALTILQTLNGTEGEATAGEPEEADPAAAPGEHAEA from the coding sequence ATGACGACAACACAGGGGGAGCTGACTCCGGAGGAGCGCCGCAAGGTGCGGGAGAGCATCAAGAACAAGCTGGCGCTCGTACCGGAGCAGCCAGGCTGTTATTTGATGAAGAACCGCGACGGCAAGGTGATCTATGTCGGCAAGGCGAAGGTGCTGCGCAACCGGCTGCGGTCCTATTTTACCGGGAGCCATACGATCAAGACGCAGCTGCTCGTCAGCGAGATTGTTGACTTCGAATATATTGTAACCGCAAGCAACATGGAAGCTCTCATTCTGGAATGCAATCTGATCAAAAAGTACTATCCGCGTTATAACGTGCTGCTCAAGGACGACAAGTCCTTTCCCTATATCAAGATTACGAACGAGAAGCATCCGCGCCTCGAGGTGACCCGGCGGGTGGTGAAGGACAAGGGCAAGTATTTCGGCCCCTACCCGAACCCCTATGCGGCGAACATGACGATGAAGCTGCTCGAGCGCCTGTATCCGCTGCGCAAGTGCCGCACCCTGCCGGATAAAGTGTGTCTATATTACCATCTCGGTCAATGCGTCGCCCCCTGTGAGTATGAGGTAGAACAGGAGACCTATGACAAGATGGTCACGGAGATCGCGAAGTTCCTGAACGGCGGGCATAACGAGATCAAGAAGGAGCTCAGCCGGAAGATGCAGGAGGCGGCGGAGGAGCTGAACTTCGAACGGGCGAAGGAGCTGCGCGACCAGATCCAGCATATCGACACCGTCATGGAGAAGCAGAAGATCACGACGACGGATGCGACGGACCGGGACGTCTTCGGCTTCGCGGTCGAGAAGGGCTGGATGTGCGTTCAGATCCTCTACATGCGCCAGGGCAAGCTGATCGGACGCCATGCGTCGATGTTCCCCTACTACGGCGAGGCTTACGAGGATTTCCTGTCGTTCGTCACGCAGTACTACAGTGATAATCCGGCGCTGCCGAAGGAAGTGTTCCTGCCTTCGTGGGGCGAGGACGAGGCGGGGGCGGAAGGTGAAGCGGCCGCTGCGGCCGAGCGTGCGGAAGGGACCGGAACAGCCGAGGCCGCAGCCCCGCAGGGGGACGAGGAAGCCGCGCCGGAGTCGAAGAAGTACATCAAGGAAGCGCTCGAGAGCTGGCTGAAGGTCAAGGTTCATGTGCCGCGCCGCGGACTCAAGAAGAACATGGTCGACATGGCGAACGAGAATGCGAAGGTCGCGCTCGATGAGAAGTTCCGGCTGCTCGCCCGGGACGAGGAACGGACGGTGAAGGCCGTCGAGAATCTCGGCGAATATCTCGGCACGGGCACGGTCCGGCGCATCGAAGCGTTCGACAACTCGAACATCCAGGGCTCCGACCCGGTATCGGCGATGGTCGTCTTCACCGACGGCAAGCCGGACCGCAAGGAGTACCGCAAGTACAAAATCCGGACCGTACAGGGCCCGGACGACTACGAGACGATGCGGGAAGTGGTCCGCCGGCGGTATGAGCGCGTCCTGAAGGAAGGCCTGACGATGCCGGATCTCATCGTCATCGACGGCGGCCGGGGCCACCTGTCGGCTGCGGTCGATGTGCTTGAGAACGAGCTGGGTCTCTACATCCCGGTCTGCGGTCTCGTCAAGGACGCGAAGCACAAGACGGCCCAGCTCCTGATGGGCGACCCGGCCGAGGTGGTTCCGCTGCCGCGGGACAGCCAGGAGTTCTACCTGCTGCAGCGCATCCAGGAAGAGGTGCACCGCTTCGCGATTACGTTCCACCGGGAGACCCGGGCGAAGTCGATGGTCGTCTCGACGCTTGATTCGGTGCCGGGGATCGGCGAGAAGCGGCGCAAGGCGCTCCTGAAGCACTTCGGCTCGCTCAAAAAAATAAAAGAGGCTCAGCCCGAAGACTTTAAGCCTCTTGGTATTGGAGAAAAGCTGGCCTTGACCAT